From Macaca mulatta isolate MMU2019108-1 chromosome 1, T2T-MMU8v2.0, whole genome shotgun sequence, the proteins below share one genomic window:
- the TRMT13 gene encoding tRNA:m(4)X modification enzyme TRM13 homolog, which yields MATSASSPHATGFPAEGRCGYYVEKKKRFCRMVVAAGKRFCGEHAGAAEEEDARKRILCPLDPKHTVYEDQLAKHLKKCNSREKPKPDFYIQDINAGLKDETEIPEQLVPISSLSEEQLEKLIKKLRKASEGLNSTLKDHIMSHPALHDALNDPKNGDSAAKHLKQQASILGNIEKLKLLGPRRCFVEFGAGKGKLSHWVDIALKDAEKVHFILVEKVTTRFKVDGKHRKKNSVFERLQIDIQHLCLNKIPVLREGKLPVVGIGKHLCGMATDLALRCLIETYAASFEERNEEPLAKRIKNDKTEKEIYTLAKEGNAKNVPEKWNPVAGIVIALCCHHRCDWRHYVGKEYFRALGLGAVEFHYFQRMSSWATCGMRKTSLETSNSTTKRQDNQNDDSEEHDDGGYRITDDGANSLPGLLSVEEKKKIGHLCKLLIDQGRIQYLQQKGFSPALQYYTDPLVSLENVLLTALPNHSSSPETTA from the exons GAAGAAGATGCTCGGAAAAGAATCCTGTGTCCTTTAGATCCAAAACA cacAGTATATGAAGATCAACTagcaaagcatttgaaaaaatgtaaCTCAAGAGAGAAACCAAAACCT gaTTTCTATATTCAAGATATTAATGCAGGCTTAAAAGATGAAACAGAAATACCTGAACAATTA gtTCCAATTTCTTCTCTATCTGAAGAGCAGTTGGAAAAGTTAATTAAGAAATTGAGAAAAGCAAGTGAAG GTTTGAATTCTACACTTAAAGATCATATTATGTCCCATCCAGCATTACATGATGCACTTAATGACCCTAAAAATGGTGATTCTGCAGCCAAGCACCTGAAACAGCAG GCTTCTATTTTAGGTAAcattgaaaaattaaagttaCTTGGTCCGAGAAGATGCTTTGTTGAGTTTGGAGCGGGAAAGGGAAAATTATCTCATTGGGTTGATATTGCCTTAAAAGATGCTGAAAAAGTTCACTTCATCCTAGTAGAAAAGGTGACCACAAGATTCAAG GTGGatggaaaacacagaaagaaaaattcagtatTTGAAAGACTTCAAATTGATATTCAACACTTGTGTTTGA ACAAGATTCCAGTGCTAAGAGAAGGAAAACTACCTGTGGTAGGAATTGGAAAGCATCTGTGTGGTATGGCAACAG ATCTTGCATTACGATGTTTGATTGAAACCTATGCTGCCAGTTTTgaggaaaggaatgaagaacCTTTAGCCAAACGCATAAAGaatgataaaacagaaaaagaaatttacacTTTGGCCAAGGAAGGAAATGCAAAAAATGTCCCAGAGAAGTGGAACCCTGTGGCTGGCATTGTTATTGCACTCTGTTGTCACCACAGGTGTGATTGGAGACATTATGTGGGCAAAGAATATTTCAGGGCTCTAGGCCTTGGAGCAGTGGAATTCCACTATTTCCAGCGAATGAGTAGTTGGGCAACTTGTGGGATGCGGAAAACATCTTTGGAAACCTCAAATAGTACCACAAAGAGACAAGATAATCAGAATGATGATAGTGAAGAGCATGATGATGGAGGATACAGAATCACAGATGATGGCGCTAATAGTTTGCCTGG GCTTCTTAGTgttgaagaaaagaagaaaatagggcATCTTTGTAAATTGCTGATTGACCAAGGTCGAATCCAGTATTTGCAGCAGAAGGGATTCAGTCCTGCTTTGCAGTACTATACAGACCCTCTGGTGtctttggaaaatgttttgtTAACTGCTTTACCAAATCATTCTTCATCACCAGAAACAACTGCTTAA
- the LRRC39 gene encoding leucine-rich repeat-containing protein 39 isoform X2, translated as MTENVVCTGAVNAVKEVWEKRIKKHNEDLKREKEFQHKLVRIWEERVSLTKLREKVTREDGRVILKIEKEEWKTLPSSLLKLNQLQEWQLHRTGLLKIPEFIGRFQNLIVLDLSRNTISEIPPGIGLLTRLQELILSYNKIKTVPKELSNCASLEKLELAVNRDICDLPQELSNLLKLTHLDLSMNHFTTIPLAVLNMPALEWLDMGSNKLEQLPDTIERMQNLHTLWLQRNEITCLPETIRNMKNLGTLVLSNNKLQDIPVCMEEMANLRFVNFRDNPLKLEVSLPPSEGTDEEEERELFGLQFMHTYIQESQRRAALKFCVCHGQILTIYTCMVLEI; from the exons ATGACAGAAAATGTGGTTTGTACTGGGGCTGTCAATGCTGTAAAGGAAGtttgggaaaaaagaataaagaaacacaATGAAGACCTGAAGCGAGAGAAGGAATTTCAACACAA GCTAGTGCGGATCTGGGAAGAACGAGTAAGCTTAACCAAGCTAAGAGAAAAGGTCACCAGGGAAGATGGAAGAGTCATTTTGAAGATAGAAAAAGAGGAATGGAAG ACCCTCCCTTCTTCTCTGCTGAAACTGAATCAACTACAGGAATGGCAACTTCATAGAACTGGTTTGCTGAAAATACCTGAATTCATTGGAAGATTCCAGAACCTCATTGTGTTAGATTTATCTCGAAATACAATTTCAGAGATACCTCCAGGGATTG GACTGCTTACTAGACTTCAGGAACTGATTCTTAGCTACAACAAAATCAAGACTGTCCCCAAGGAACTAAGTAATTGTGCCAGCTTGGAGAAACTAGAACTGGCTGTTAACAGAGATATATGTGATCTTCCACAAGAG CTCAGCAATCTGCTAAAACTTACTCACCTTGATCTGAGTATGAACCATTTTACTACAATCCCTCTTGCTGTGTTGAACATGCCTGCCCTTGAGTGGCTAGACATGGGAAGCAACAAACTTGAACAACTTCCTGATACTATAGAAAG AATGCAAAATCTACATACATTATGGCTGCAACGAAATGAAATAACATGCTTGCCTGAAACAATCCGCAATATGAAAAATCTGGGTACTCTTGTTCTCAGCAACAATAAACTGCAAGATATTCCAGTATGCATGGAAGAAATGGCAAATCTGAG GTTTGTCAACTTCAGAGACAACCCACTGAAATTGGAAGTATCACTTCCTCCCAGTGAAGGCACAGATGAAGAAGAGGAACGGGAATTATTCGGCCTTCAGTTTATGCACACGTACATACAAGAGTCACAGAGAAGAGCAG ctCTTAAGTTTTGTGTTTGTCATGGACAGATTCTgacaatatatacatgtatggtTCTGGAAATTTGA
- the LRRC39 gene encoding leucine-rich repeat-containing protein 39 isoform X1, with protein MTENVVCTGAVNAVKEVWEKRIKKHNEDLKREKEFQHKLVRIWEERVSLTKLREKVTREDGRVILKIEKEEWKTLPSSLLKLNQLQEWQLHRTGLLKIPEFIGRFQNLIVLDLSRNTISEIPPGIGLLTRLQELILSYNKIKTVPKELSNCASLEKLELAVNRDICDLPQELSNLLKLTHLDLSMNHFTTIPLAVLNMPALEWLDMGSNKLEQLPDTIERMQNLHTLWLQRNEITCLPETIRNMKNLGTLVLSNNKLQDIPVCMEEMANLRFVNFRDNPLKLEVSLPPSEGTDEEEERELFGLQFMHTYIQESQRRADHQVNGSTTLPISINTDG; from the exons ATGACAGAAAATGTGGTTTGTACTGGGGCTGTCAATGCTGTAAAGGAAGtttgggaaaaaagaataaagaaacacaATGAAGACCTGAAGCGAGAGAAGGAATTTCAACACAA GCTAGTGCGGATCTGGGAAGAACGAGTAAGCTTAACCAAGCTAAGAGAAAAGGTCACCAGGGAAGATGGAAGAGTCATTTTGAAGATAGAAAAAGAGGAATGGAAG ACCCTCCCTTCTTCTCTGCTGAAACTGAATCAACTACAGGAATGGCAACTTCATAGAACTGGTTTGCTGAAAATACCTGAATTCATTGGAAGATTCCAGAACCTCATTGTGTTAGATTTATCTCGAAATACAATTTCAGAGATACCTCCAGGGATTG GACTGCTTACTAGACTTCAGGAACTGATTCTTAGCTACAACAAAATCAAGACTGTCCCCAAGGAACTAAGTAATTGTGCCAGCTTGGAGAAACTAGAACTGGCTGTTAACAGAGATATATGTGATCTTCCACAAGAG CTCAGCAATCTGCTAAAACTTACTCACCTTGATCTGAGTATGAACCATTTTACTACAATCCCTCTTGCTGTGTTGAACATGCCTGCCCTTGAGTGGCTAGACATGGGAAGCAACAAACTTGAACAACTTCCTGATACTATAGAAAG AATGCAAAATCTACATACATTATGGCTGCAACGAAATGAAATAACATGCTTGCCTGAAACAATCCGCAATATGAAAAATCTGGGTACTCTTGTTCTCAGCAACAATAAACTGCAAGATATTCCAGTATGCATGGAAGAAATGGCAAATCTGAG GTTTGTCAACTTCAGAGACAACCCACTGAAATTGGAAGTATCACTTCCTCCCAGTGAAGGCACAGATGAAGAAGAGGAACGGGAATTATTCGGCCTTCAGTTTATGCACACGTACATACAAGAGTCACAGAGAAGAGCAG ATCACCAAGTCAACGGTTCAACTACTTTACCAATCTCCATAAATACGGATGGATAA